In the Sus scrofa isolate TJ Tabasco breed Duroc chromosome 7, Sscrofa11.1, whole genome shotgun sequence genome, one interval contains:
- the LOC100157117 gene encoding LOW QUALITY PROTEIN: kallistatin (The sequence of the model RefSeq protein was modified relative to this genomic sequence to represent the inferred CDS: substituted 1 base at 1 genomic stop codon), which produces MCLLPFFPPALWEKPFNPSMTIPQDFYVDEVTTVKVPMMMQGPQHHWYLHDRHFPCTVLRMDYKGDATALFILPNXGKMDEVEEVLTPEMLTRWRNLLQNRYFYKKIKLYIPKFIISGSYELDQILPKLGIIDLFSQRADFSGITEQLNLQVSKSFHKAILEVDEVGTQASAATGSFFTFLSRDNQQALWFNRPFLVAIFSTSTQSILFLGKVVNPKKL; this is translated from the exons ATgtgccttcttcccttcttccccccaGCTCTGTGGGAGAAACCCTTCAACCCCTCAATGACCATCCCCCAAGACTTCTACGTTGACGAGGTGACGACTGTCAAGGTGCCTATGATGATGCAGGGCCCCCAGCACCATTGGTACCTTCATGACCGACACTTTCCCTGCACCGTACTGCGGATGGATTACAAAGGAGATGCAACAGCCCTCTTCATCCTTCCTAACTGAGGGAAAATGGATGAGGTGGAAGAGGTTTTGACCCCAGAGATGCTTACGAGGTGGAGAAACTTGCTCCAGAACAG GTATTTTTACAAGAAGATCAAGCTGTATATCCCCAAGTTCATCATTTCTGGCTCCTATGAATTAGATCAAATTTTGCCCAAGCTGGGCATCATAGACCTGTTCTCCCAGAGGGCTGACTTCTCCGGCATCACAGAACAGCTAAACCTGCAGGTGTCCAAG AGTTTCCACAAGGCCATCCTGGAAGTGGATGAAGTTGGTACCCAGGCTTCGGCAGCCACTGGCAGTTTTTTCACCTTTTTGTCTCGGGACAATCAGCAAGCCCTTTGGTTTAACCGGCCCTTTCTGGTGGCCATCTTTTCTACCAGCACCCAGAGCATCCTCTTTCTGGGAAAGGTTGTCAACCCCAAGAAACTGTAG
- the SERPINA5 gene encoding plasma serine protease inhibitor, with product MRLCLLLCLVLLSPRGASLGRHHSRETKKRVLKLPPAVATVAPGIRDFTFDLYRTLAAASPEQNVFFSPLSISMSLAMLSLGAQSSTKAQILEGLGLNPQEGPEEELHSASQRLLRELGQPREDLQLSLGNALFTKPTLSIQEAFLGTLRTRYLADVFPTDFEDPEGAQKQINNYVVKQTKGKIVDLVKGLDGTEVMVMVNYIFFKAKWETSFNHKITHEQDFHVTSETVVRVPMMKREDQFYYLLDRNLSCKVVGVPYQGNATAFFVLPQEGGMEQVEKGLKEKTLRKWLKMSMKRQLELHLPKFSIEGSYQLENVLPKLGIRDVFTSHADLTGISNTSNIQVSEMVHKAVVEVDESGTKAAAATGTIFMFRSARISSQRIVFNRPFLMFIVENSKNILFVGKVTHP from the exons ATGCggctctgcctcctcctgtgCCTGGTGCTTCTCAGCCCGCGGGGGGCCTCCCTTGGCCGCCACCACTCCCGGGAGACCAAGAAGAGAGTCCTGAAGTTGCCTCCTGCAGTCGCCACGGTGGCCCCTGGCATCAGGGACTTTACCTTTGACCTCTACAGGACCTTGGCCGCAGCCAGCCCGGAACAGAATGTTTTCTTCTCCCCTCTGAGCATCTCCATGAGCCTGGCCATGCTCTCCCTGGGGGCTCAGTCCAGCACCAAGGCACAGATCCTGGAGGGCCTGGGTCTCAACCCCCAGGAGGGCCCAGAGGAGGAGCTCCACAGCGCCTCCCAGCGGCTGCTGCGGGAGCTTGGGCAGCCCAGAGAGGATCTCCAGCTGAGCCTGGGCAACGCCCTTTTCACCAAGCCCACCCTGTCCATCCAGGAGGCCTTCCTGGGCACCCTGAGGACGCGCTACCTGGCAGATGTCTTCCCCACTGATTTTGAGGACCCAGAAGGGGCCCAGAAGCAGATCAACAATTATGTGGTGAAGCAAACGAAAGGCAAGATTGTGGACTTGGTTAAGGGCTTGGATGGCACCGAGGTCATGGTTATGGTGAATTACATATTCTTTAAAG CGAAGTGGGAGACAAGCTTCAACCACAAAATCACCCACGAGCAGGACTTCCACGTGACCTCAGAGACGGTGGTGCGGGTGCCCATGATGAAACGTGAGGACCAGTTTTACTACCTCCTGGACCGAAACCTCTCCTGCAAGGTGGTAGGGGTCCCCTACCAAGGCAATGCCACCGCCTTCTTCGTTCTCCCTCAAGAGGGCGGGAtggagcaggtggagaagggcCTGAAGGAGAAGACACTGAGGAAGTGGCTCAAGATGTCTATGAAGAG GCAGCTTGAGCTTCACCTCCCCAAGTTCTCCATTGAGGGCTCCTATCAGCTGGAGAACGTCCTCCCCAAGCTGGGGATCAGAGATGTCTTCACCTCCCACGCAGACCTGACCGGCATCAGCAATACCTCCAACATCCAGGTGTCCGAG ATGGTGCACAAAGCCGTGGTGGAGGTGGACGAGTCGGGGACCAAAGCGGCTGCAGCCACGGGGACCATCTTTATGTTCAGATCTGCCCGGATAAGCTCTCAAAGGATAGTGTTCAACAGGCCCTTTCTGATGTTCATTGTGGAGAACAGCAAGAACATCCTTTTTGTGGGCAAAGTGACCCACCCTTGA